The sequence below is a genomic window from Cicer arietinum cultivar CDC Frontier isolate Library 1 chromosome 6, Cicar.CDCFrontier_v2.0, whole genome shotgun sequence.
tcatactaataataaaatgaagaattattaaaatttatatgccTGGTTGGATTTGATTGCGAAAAAAGactttgaaatttgatataATTCGCgcgattttaataaaataaaatttttagtaaaaaaattaagatctaaaaatccaataaagaataaaaaaaatttataaaaaataaatgagttgaGTCCATCGGACGgtttaaattgttattttaagcGTAATAAATAGAGATTTTAAGGTGTATCACTTAAGTTAAGTTGCTCTATTTAATTTGTCGAAATTGAGATGAAAGAATTgatccaaatatttttttaacttattctttattgacatttttatttttattttgtctttaaTTATTAACATATGTTCTCAttctaataaaaatagaattttattacTTGTATCATTATTATTGCATTACTTTAAATTTTAGTcgactgatttttttttaatttgacgCTCAAGCTGCCTAAAATCAATacatgtatttatttaattttttattttgctattGATAGGTAAATCTGTTGATCTGTCAATATGTTAATGAATGCGAATTTTAATTCCTTTATTTAAATTAGTCTTCAGAGTTTCGTCAGTGACAAATTGACGTTAGATCCAATCAAAATATGtcttaaaatgtattttttgagTTCTAACATaagtaacaaataaaaatgttttcaaaaatatttcctATAATAGTACATTTTGAGTCCACTATACTAgtacttaattttatatttttaaatgttagaATGCATAATTTCAAGACAAAATTTTCACTTTAATTCTTTTACGTGGGTCATAACACGTGTCTTTAACACACATATTAGTGTttgtgtaaaaataatttatgcaaACGATTATATATTAGTAAACATATGTAGTTGTTCAACGAATGTGACTCTATTAATTAAGCATTAATAAAGAGAGATAATTGTTTGGTCTTCACATAACACACGGTGTTAGAGAGGCAAAGAGATTTAAGCATAAAAGGTGATAATTAAGCATATTGTAGAGGTTTGCAGGTTTTTAGCATAATAATTAAGCACAATTAGTAAAAAGAAGtagattgaaaaataaaaggTGAATTAGATGAGCATTGTGAGGTTGAgctaaaaaagaaaatactaaGCTCTTGATCAATACCTCCCTCAGGATCAATCAAATGAAATGATTGACATTGAGAATTAGATCCACCAACTCTCTCAAAACTACCTCTTAAATACATAAATTCATCATAATAATAACCTTCTCCATTACACTTCATTACACCAGTTCCGACAACAACCGAACGCATCAAACTCAACACTTCAAAATCAATATTCGAAGGCTTTCTCTTAACAGCATACCCAACCTTTTTTCCATTACAATACATAGTCCATACCGAACAAGATCTTCCATTTTCGTTGCTACTCTCTAGCGCTATTCGCAACGTTCCTCTTCTCATTTCCCTTGCTAAAATGTTGGTTGGAACAACTAGTTCCAATAGGAGAATTGGAGTTCTGGACTTAGCATTTGATTGAATGCAAAAACTTATTCTTCCTCT
It includes:
- the LOC101496123 gene encoding protein MIZU-KUSSEI 1-like, coding for MASGVTTVDCHKQVRSWKILRSLIQLLIPTCNSSTTILEDQHTIITSKKNILRNSSLITTTSTITGTIFQYRRGRISFCIQSNAKSRTPILLLELVVPTNILAREMRRGTLRIALESSNENGRSCSVWTMYCNGKKVGYAVKRKPSNIDFEVLSLMRSVVVGTGVMKCNGEGYYYDEFMYLRGSFERVGGSNSQCQSFHLIDPEGGIDQELSIFFFSSTSQCSSNSPFIFQSTSFY